CTCTATCGCAAGGCGCGTTATGAAACGCCCCACCTGAAAATCAGCTACCAGTCAACAAAAGAATCCACTTTCTGGAGGACCTAGGCGCCATGCCACAGCGCATCGCCGTCATAGCAACCGTTTACTATTATCTGTCGCACGCCCAGCATATCGGAGACCGCTTCCTGGTGGGCTATCCGCATGCAGGCGAGTGGCATCACCCGGACATGAAGGTGGTGGCGCTTTACGTTGACCAGAAGCCCGAAAACGATCTGAGCGCCGAGCGCGCCAAGGAGTTCGGCTTTACCGTCTATCCCACCATTGCCGAGGCGCTGCGGTGCGGTGGCGATAAGCTGGCCGTGGACGCGGTGCTGATTATAGGCGAGCACGGCAACTATCCGCGGAACGAAAAGGGACAAATCCTCTACCCGCGGTACGAGTTCTTCAAGCAGGTTGTGGACGTGTTCGAGAAGGACGGGCGCGTGGTTCCCGTCTACAATGACAAGAACCTCTCCTACGATTTCAAGAAAGCGCAGTGGATGGTTGCAGCCGGGCACAGGATGAAGTTCCCGATGCTGGCCGGCTCGAGCCTGCCAGTCACCTGGCGCCTGCCGGACATCGAGCTGCCGCTGGGCTGTGAGATTGAAGAGGCGCTGATGGTGGGCGAGGGCGGTTCGGACGCCATGGACTACCACGCGCTCGAAGGTATGCAGTGCATGATCGAACGCCGCAAGGGCGGCGAGACAGGAGTGAAGTCGGTGCAGTTGATCACCGGCGATGCGGTGTGGAAAGCGGGCCGGGAAGGGCGATGGTCGAGAGACCTTCTCGAAGCCGCGCTCTCCCGCAGCGACACGCCCCAAGGCCTAACCGTTGAAGACGGTCGCACCCAGGACCTGCTGGCCAACGGAACGCTGGAAGGCCTGGTGAAAGACCCGTGGGCCTATTTTATAGAGCACAACGACGGCCTGCGCACCACGCTGCTGATGCTGAACGGCGCCATCGCGGACTTCAACTTTGCCGCTCGCGTGAAAGGCATGCCGCAGATTCAGTCCACGCAGTTCTTTCTCTCCCCCAATCCCAACGTGACCTATTCGGCCTGCCTGGTGAGCAAAATCGAGGAGATGTTCCGAACCGGCAAAGCCCCTTACCCGGTGGAGCGGACCCTGATGGTGAGCGGAATTCTCGATAGCTGCCTGACGTCAAAGTACAATGGGCAAAAGCGCCTCGAAACTCCCTACCTGAACGTGCGCTATCAGGCGCCTGTGAAATCCCAGCGCGCCCACGAATAGCACGCGTTCCTACGGAGAGACCTCTGCCTGGACCTGCCCGGCTATGGCGCGCGCCACTTCATCCTGCAAACCGAGTTCGTCCTTCAGGTCACGCTGGTAGCTTTCGGCCCATATATGGCGATCATTTGCAACCTCGATCAACTGGGCGGTAATGCGAAGCCTGTTTCCTGACCGCGCCACCGAGCCTTCGACCACCTCATCGACGTTCAGGTCGCGCGCAATCTTCGCGAGCGGTAAAGTAGTCTTCTTGTAGCGCATCGCCGAGGTTCGTGAAACAACCCGCAAGGTTCGGATTTTTGCCAGGTCCGTGATCAAGGCATCGGTCATCCCGTCCGCAAAATACTCCTGGGCGGGGTCGCCGGTAAGGTTTTCAAACGGTAGTACAAGGAGAGAATGAATGCGTGGCCCGCCGGGTCTATGGGTGAGGGCCTTTCGGAATCCTCCGACATTTAATCCGAAAAGGATAGCGAGGAACGCGGCCACTACAAAAGCGCCCACCCACAGCGGTCGCAAGGACCGTCTTTTTTCTGCGCCGCTCTGAGTGACGGGCGGTTCGACCCGCGGAACATTATCCATGACCGGAGGGACAGCCTGTAAGGAGGCTGGAGCGACAATCTCGACTGGGGCGATTAATCGATACCCTCGGCGCGGCAAGGTTTCAATGTAACGCGGCCCTCCGGCCTTTTCGTTGAGCGCGTCGCGCAATCTCTTGATCGCAGTGTTCAACCCTACATCGAAGTCTACAAACGTGTCCTGGAGCCAGAGCCTCCTGCGCAGCTCGTCACGGGTGACTAATTCTCCCGGCCGCTCCAGCAGGATTGCCAGCACCTGGAACGGCTGCTCCTGCAATCTGATTTTAGACCCGTGCTTGCGCAGTTCCCGGGAATGCAAGTCAACTTCAAAGTGGCCGAACCTGATCCGCCGGGCCTGAAAGGAGGATGGCATGGGTAAAAAAGCGTTTGCGCCCACTCTAACACCAAAATAAACAGAATTCAAGAGCCGCCAACGAGACCCATGCTCAGCCCAACCCTCTATTTATCAATAGATTAGCCCGTCAGATTTTTTTCAGTTACTCGTCAGATGCGATCCATTGACCCGTTTCCTGGCGGGCCTCATTGTCAGCGGTATTGCGGGCAGCACTCCGAAAATGGATTTGGATTGTGCCGTGGGGAGGGCTATTGCAAAACAATCAAGTTCGCCTGAATTGAATCAGGTCCGTCTCAATTTCTTACGACCGAAATCCTTCGACGGGATTACTCACGGGTATGTCCAGTCCAAAATGGCTGCCCTCGCGAGAGTCCTACAGCAACGCTTTTTCCCGATGTGAAGGTGACGGTCACAGCCGGCGGTGGCCAGAGCGAGCTGGATATGTCGAAGAGGCTGATCTGAGAAAAAGGAGATACAACGATGAGCACCAGACCGAGACAGAGGGTCCGCGTACCGGGACGCAAACTGGCAAGCCCTAGAGCATCGCTGTTGGCCCTAACATTCCTTGCCATAGGCATGCTGTCCGCCTGCGGTGGAGGGTCCGCGAACTCAACGAGCAACCCGAGCACACCCGCTCCGGTGAGCGTCAAGGTCTCACCCGCAGCCACTTCGGTGGATCAGGGCGATACCCTCCAGTTCTCGGCCAGCGTGACTGGAGGCGGCAATCAAGCTGTAACCTGGAGCGTTCAGGAAGGCGCCGCGGCAGGGTCCATCACGCCGGCTGGCTTGTATAAGGCGCCGGCTGCGGCGATGGACGTTCATGTCGTCGCCACCAGCGTCGCCGACCCGAGCAAGTCCTCCAGCGCCCTGGTCACCGTGAAAGCGGTCAGCGTGTCCCTGCCTGCGACCGCCGGGGCGCGCTTCGGACGGCAACAGCAGTTCACCGCCGTCGTAGAAGGGACGGTGGTGACGGATGTGACCTGGACTGTTGAGGAAGGGTCTGCCGGCGGGACCATCACGGATGCCGGGGTTTACTCCGCGCCGATGAGCGGCGGCCCTTTCCACGTGACCGCACGCTCCGTGGCCGACCCTTCCAAGGCCGCGACAGCCGCAGTCATCTTAACCGACCATGGGTTCAGGATGCTGAACTCATCGACGTTGGAGCCGCGCTATGCCCATACTGCCACCCTGCTGCCCAGCGGCAAGGTGTTGATCGCGGGAGGTATCTCAATAAACGTTGACGGTTCTTCCAGTCATAGTCTATCGAGCGCCGAATTATTCGATCCGGCCACCGAGACCTTCACCGCGACCGGCTCGATGTCCTCCCCCCGGGCCGGCCACACCGCCACTCTGCTGAATAACGGTACGGTGCTGGTCACCGGCGGTCGTAACGCCACCGCGGAGGTTTACGATCCCGCTACCGGCGGCTTTACCCAGGTTGGAAACATGGTGGCGGAACGGGGTGCGCACACGGCTTCACTGTTGGGAGACGGGCGAGTGCTCATTGCCGGCGGCCAGCAAGCAGGCCCGGATGCCTTTGGATTTTATCCTGTGGCGACCGCGGAAATTTATGACCCGACTGCCCAGACCTTCACCAGGGCGGGAGACATGCCAAATAAAGCGGCATGGCACACTGCGAGTGTGCTTCTCGACGGCAGGGTCCTGGTGGTTGGCGGCTACAGTGATAGTTGCCCCGGTACGCAGGATGGGGCCGCCATCTTCGATCCAGCCAGCAAAAGTTTCAGCGCCGGTCTCAGCCTGCCAGGCGCTCGAGCGGAGCACACTGCCACGACGCTGAATGACGGGCGAGTGTTGATCGCTGGGGGCGCATTCGAAGACGACTGCAACTTGGACGGCTTGATTTACGACACGGCAGTGGTCTTCGATCCCGCCACCTCGAGCTATTCCTCGGAAAAGAAGATGAGCGAGCCGCGGTACCAGCATTCCGCGACGCTGCTTCTGGACGGGAAAGTGCTGGTCGTCGGCTCAACGGCGGATCTGTTCGACCCGGCGGCCTCCAGCTTTACCATCACCGGCGGTCCCAATGTGGACCGTGCGGACAGGCGCGCCACCCGGCTGGCCGATGGGCGGGTGTTATTTACCGGTTCCACTGCAGTCGCGGAAATCTACGAATAGCGGGGCGATGGGCGCCGGGACATTATTCTTTCGGAGGTGAATCACTCATGGGATTCAGACTTTCCTCTACAGCTAAGTACGTCTTTCCGGTCCTCTTCGCGGTTGTCGCCGTGGTGGTTTTTGCAGCTCCGGCGAATAATAAAAAGATATGGCCGAATGCGGTTGACTTCTCGGGCGGGAAAATTAGTGGGTCATTTGTGATTACCACCACAGGGGGAGCGGGCTCACTTTTAAGCAGCGGGACCGGGGGTGCCTGCCTGGTGAGCAAAATCGAGGAGATGTTCCGAACCGGCAAAGCCCCTTATCCGGTGGAGCGGACCCTGATGGTGAGCGGAATTCTCGATAGCTGCCTGACGTCAAAGTTGGAAGGGCAGAAGCACCTCGAAACTCCCTACCTGAACGTGCGCTACCAGGCGCCCGTAAAATCCCAGCGCGCCCACGAATAACCCGCCACCCGCGGCAAATAGTTGTACGCGGCACTGGAAAACCGTTAAGTCGTGAAGTTGAAATTTTTTAAAAAATCCGTGCGGAGCCGAGTCGCCCCTTAATCTGAACTTTCCGAAGTATGTCGGAGATCATCTTAAAGAGGATTATGCCCAGGACCAGGCCGGCAAGCCTGGCTGTCCCGCGTACATGTGTTGTTCTGCCCTCCTTGGCGCCGAACTCTGGTCCTTACTCGAAACCAGACTCTTCGGCAATTGGCCGGGCATCAAAAGCAGCATCTACGCTGCGGCCAAAAGCGCCGTCTGCGGCGGGCCGCGTGGTGGGAATCACGCGCATCTTCAACCGCATTTGTTTCTCGCGGTGATAGCGGTTAAAGGCACCCACGGCGGCTTTGATCATCAGTTTGGTGACCGTCCCGTTTTTCTTTCTTCGAACGCTGTCTGCCGCCATTCCGTATCCCGCGTAAGCTCGCTTGAACAGCAGGCAGACCAGGAGATACGTCAGCCTTGCGGGCATGGACCATCCTTTGGCCGCTCCGCTCCGGGTCCGTTTGAGACTTTCGCTCAATGAGTAAAAACCGTCCCAGCATTTCTTATTCTCGGTATGCAAGTCACTCTTGGTAATGTTGGGATGCTTGATGATGTCAACAGGCCTCAGCGGTTTCAGCCAGTAGTCATCATAAAGGATTTGAGCCTTATGTTTGGGATGGAAGTCCGGCCTGGCAAGATTCTTCCGGTCGCTCATCATCTCATAAAAGTCCTTGGTACCGGGGTAGGGGTTAAAGACCGTGAATTGAGCGAAGAGGGTGCCCGACTCCTTCGCAAAATTCCTCATGGTTCGGATGGTCTGGATCGTATCGGATTCCAGGCCGCAAATGATCGAGCTCAAAACGAAAATGCCGCTGTCCTGGATCTTCTGGATGGCCTGGACCATTCTCTCCCCGACCGGGTTCCACAGCTTTCCTGCACTCCGCAATCCTTCTTCTGAAAAGGACTCCACTCCGATCAGCGCCACTCTGATCCGCATCTTCTCGTACATCGCCTGAAGGTATTCTTTATCGGTTGTCGCCTCGGTTGTCATCTGGGCAAAAGCGTACATGTCTTTCGGCACCGAGCAGTCGTATTCCTCAAAGAACCTCAAACGCTCCTCGCGGATTTTCTCGAACTCACGTTTCTTGTTTTCACCGGGCTCGCGTGCGATTCTTCCCAGGGTCGCCGGGTTGAAATTGTCGTCCGCGAAGACGATATATCGAAAACCCAGGTCATGCAGCTCATTTACTTCCTCAATGACCTTTTCGCTTAGACGCTGCCGGGGTCTGCGCCCTTCCGTCACCCAGACGGAGCAGAAGCTGCAGTTCTCCGGACACCCCGCCACAGTTTGAACGGAAGGGAAAACGTACTTGGCGGCATCAAGCAAATCCCATCTTGCTTTGCGCATATCCTCTCCGGCGATTCGCCCGCCCGCGTACTTCCGCTGCAAACGATTCTCCAGAGCCTGCTTGACAGCCTGACTCCACACAGCCTCCCCACTGCCGGTCACCACGGCGTCCGCGCCCATTTTCAGAGGTTCCTCAGGGAAAATTGTGGTGTGAATCCCTCCCATAATGACCGTCGCACCACGAGACTTCGCTTCCTTTAATACCCGGTACCCAGGAATGCAGTTGCCCGTGGTGATACCGATGCCGACGATATCCCCGGGATGGACGATATTGGGATTAAACTTTTCGATCGATTCATCCACTAGGATCGGATTGCCGACCAGATCGATGGGCGTCGCCTGAGCGATAACAAAAAGCCATCGCGGCGTAATAAAACTGTAGCCCACGGTGGACATGGAAGGATTAACCAGTATGACATTTGCCACAAGGCCTCCAATGGCTCCAAGATCGTTGTGACTGGGATTTTGAATGAAGTGCCCCGTAAGATTCCCTAGCCCCATCAAAGTCTACACCAAATCTCCGCACCTATCAGATAAAGGTTCGCGGCTGGCGCATCTATGAAGGTGACGGCGGTGTCAAGGGAAAAACCGTGGTGCTTTGTTTTGAGTGGCGGAGCGAGCAGCCCCCCTTACCCGAAGCTGGGGGATGCGAGCGGAGCCACACTTCTGCCTCGACGCTGTTGCGCCGTTTCCTTTTTGGTTTCTCAGCGAGCCCAAGCTCACTCATCTATCCGGTCTCGAAGACCAGGATGTCGATTCCGAGTCGGGAGTGTCCTAATCAGACGTGAGAGGTCGATGTTCTGACCATGCGCCACCCGAGGTGCGCTCCCGAACTTTTTCTACTGGCGGCAGCGACTCCTGAACGTGCAGGGCGTGCCGCCAGCGGTAGAAGGCAATCACCGCCAGCTTGCGAGCCAGAGCCACGGCCGCCCGGCTGGCTCTGTGCCGCTGCCGCCGGTAGAAACCATAGAATCTCGGATTCAACGCCGCCCGATGCGCCGCCTGCACCAGCGCCCAGCGCAGTGCGCTCGAGCCCTGTTTGGTGATCGGCCCGCCCCAGCGATGCTCGCCCGAGGCATACAGCGACGGCGCCAGCCCCGTGTAGGATACCAGGTGCTTGGCCGTGCTCCCATGGCGGCGCACGCCTGCGGGCAGCGGCATGCGGAGTTTCCGTGTAAAATCGAGCGCATGTCGAAACACCATCGCATTGCGCTGCTTCCTGGTGATGGCATTGGCAAGGAGGTTGTGCCGCAGGCCGTCCGGGTGATCGAGGCCGCGGCCAGCGGATTCGCGCTTGATTTCGAATCCTTCGAGTGGGGATGCGAATATTATCTGCGCACGGGCCGCATGATGCCAGCGGACGGGCTCGAGCGGTTGCGCCCTTTTGACGCCATTCTGCTGGGCGCCATCGGACATCCCAGCGTGCCGGACCACATTTCGCTGCGCGATCTGCTGCTGCGCATCCGCTTCGGCTTCGACCTTTATGTAAACCTGCGGCCAGTTGAAATCCTGCCGGGGCTTGAGCCGCCGTTGCGTGGCAAGACGGCAGATGACGTCAACATGCTCTTCGTCCGCGAAAATTCCGAGGGCGAGTATTGTGGCATGGGCGGCCGTTTCAAGCCGGGCACGCCGGACGAAGTGGCCGTGCAGCAATCGGTCTTTACGCGCAAGGGAGTGGAACGCGTGATGCGTTATGCCTTTGAGCAGGCCCGGCGCCGCCCGCGCAAGCGGTTGGCCAGCGCCACCAAGTCAAACGCCATGCAGTTCACCATGGTGATGTGGGATGAAGTTCTGCGCGCCGTGGCCCGCGATTATCCTGACGTGGCCGTGGCCAGCTACCACGTGGACGCGCTGGCGGCCCGCATGATCACGCATCCGGAGAGCCTGGATGTGGTGGTCGGCTCCAACCTTTTTGCCGACATCCTCACCGACCTGGGCGCGGCGATCCAGGGCAGCCTGGGACTCGCGGCCAGCGCCAACCTTAATCCCACCGGCCTGGGGCCGCCCATGTTTGAGCCGGTACACGGCAGCGCTCCGGACATTGAAGGCCGCGGCATCGCCAATCCCATTGCCTCCATCTGGACGTCAGCGCTGATGATGGAGCATCTCGGCGAGCCCGAAACCAGCCGGCGCATCATGGATGCGCTGGGGCAGGTGACGGCGGAAAAGAAAGTGCGCACGCCGGACCTGGGCGGGAAAAATACAACCGCGGAATTCGCCTCAGCGGTAATCCAGAAGCTCTAGCGGGTGTTGAAAAAAGTTACCCGTCATGCTGAGCCCGTTCGCCCTCCCTTTGCGAACGGCCCTGAACGGAGTGAAGGGGCTCAGGGTAAACTCCGCGAAGCATCTGCTGTATCTCACTGAAAATGGCCAAAACAGATCCTTCGCTTCGCTCAGGATGACTTGGTACAGAGGGTTTTCTTCAACCTGCTAGCGGGCGCACCCGAATGTGGTTCTTCAGCGAGATGTGGTAGCCGGCTACAAGCCACTTGCCGTTGCTCTGCAACTCCATCGAGACAATTTCGGTAGCTGCTCCCTGGGCCCTGAAACTCACTCCAAATCGCAGAATCTCGTACTCGCCCGGGACAAATCCCGGCGGGTTCGCAGCATAGGTGGAAGTTTCGAGTTTGCGGGAGAGGACCCTGCCGTAGAACCGCCGGGCCTTGGTCATTCCCACAATCCAGCCGGCTTTGGTGATGCTCGACTTGAACGGTTTCGCTGACTGTTCCCAGCTTTTGCCGTACTCGCCCTCGTCCAGCAGAGCAAGCCATTTTATGGCGGCCTCTTTCCCTTCTGAAGTCGGCTTCACGATCGCCTGAGGCGCCGCGAAGGCTGTCAGGTTGAGGCAGACTAATGCGCAGATCGTGCGGATTGCCCTCTTCATGAATGCGACTCCCGGCGTGGTGCGAGTATTATAGCCCCGCCGCCGGAATACAAGAAACTTGGGGGCGCGGCCTCCCCCATCTACTGAGGATTGCAAAATAGGGTGACAAGCTCGTTTGTAGTGCCGCCGTCCCGGCGGCACTTTCCAGGACCGGTCCCGCTGGGCGGGACCGGCGCTACGGAAGTCCGGCACGCGATTATGCAATCCTCATTAAGCAATCCGGGATGGTGTCTGCGCCCGGACAGGCGTAGAATCGTGGAAAGGGCAGAAATTCGAGGCTGGAAGATCAGCTTACTGGAGTGACCAGGAGGCACTTTGTGGAAACCTTGCTGATCGTGCTCCTTGCCATTGCCGTCATTCTGGCGATAGTAGTGTGCAGCCCGATCATGATTTCGGTTGATTCGCGCAACCGGCAGGTGAGGGTCCGCTGGCTATTCGCGCTGGAATTCCAGACGCCGCTGCCCGGCGCCGCAGGCCAGAAATGCTTCACCATTTTCCGGAGGCCGGTCCCTTTTCGTGGCCGGCAGCTGAGCGCGGAAGCGCCAGGCGTGAAAAAGAAAAAGCCTGCCAAGACGGCTGCCGAGATGCCAAGGGTCCGCGCGAAGCGCCGTGCCACAGGGCGATTTGTCGCGCGCTGCCTGGGCGATTCCGCCATTCGGCGCGCTCTGACGCGGCAATTTTCCACGCTGCTCCGGCGCATTTTCCGCTCCGCAAATCTGACCCGCTCCGACATCGAGATCTCAACGCCCGACCCTGCGCTCAACGGAATGCTGGCGGGCGTGCTGACGTCCATCAAGCCGGTAGACCGCTCCGGGGCGCGGGTGAACTTCAGGGGTGAAAACAGCCTGTTCGTCGAGCTTCATTTTCAGCCGCATCGCGTCCTCAAAGCGTTGCTGTTTTTCCTGACCGGCCTGCCCCACCGGGCCCTTTTCAGGCAATGGCGGTCTTTTGCAGCCGCCCAGCGGCACTGAACGCAATCCTGGCAGGGCGTTCGTGCTGGAAACATAAAACATTCACGGAGACAGGAGGCAATCATGAATCCGGCAGAGGAGATTCTCAAAGGTTTGATCGGAGAACTCAAGGACATGGCGAAAACCGAAACCATTGTCGGCGCTCCCATCACCATGGGCGAATATGTCATCGTGCCCATCTCCCGCGTTTCGCTGGGAGTCGGAGCGGGCGGCGGAGTCGGCGAGTCTGACGGCAAAGAAAAAAGGGGCGGTAGTGGTCAGGGCGGCGGCGGGGGCGGCGGCATCCGGGTGCATCCCGTGGCTCTGGTGGCTGTCCACGGCAGCGAGTTGACCGTGCATCGTCTCGGGGCCGGCGGCTCCCTCGGGCGCACGGTCGAGCGCATGCCTGACGTTCTGGAAGCGACGCTGGAAAAGGCCTTTGATCTGTGGCAGGCCCGCAAAGGCAACGATCAAAAGCAGGGTTCCTGAAGGCATGTCACGACTAGATATTCTATAATAAGTTAGATATGCGCAACCCAACAATTATGAATTATGAATGATAAATTATGAATCAAGTTTTCACGTGGAGACGCAGGTTTTACAACGTTTCGCTTTATACTTCATAATTCAGAATTCATAATTTCTTGCCCGGCGCTTCCTTTGGAGGTGTGTCATTCGAGCGTCGTTTTCCGTGGTGGTTCGGCTGATCGCGCTTCTACTCTTCATCAGCGCGTTCGCGCAGGAGCCGGCCCAGACCATCCACGGCACCTGGATCGCCACCGCCGGCAAGGGGCAGACCCTTCAGGGAACGTGGGCAGGCAGCGCTCTTCCCGAGCACACCGATGTGGCCCAGGGCGTCTGGTCGCTGGCCACCGCTGGAGAGATTGTTATCCGGGGAACCTGGCGGGCGGAGAAGGACAGCCGAGGATGGCAGGGCCACTGGACCGCCCAGACCGAGCGGGGAGAGTCTTTCGCCGGCTCCTGGGGCGCCGACGTCGAACACTGGCAAGGCAAAACGTTTCAGGACTTGCTGACTTTGACGCTTCAGCAGGAAGTCTCCGGCTGGTGGCAGATCGGCGCCCGGCAAGGCAACTGGTGGCTGAAGGGCTCGACGAATCGCCAGCATAGTCCACAAGTTTCCGGCCCTAAAGGGCGCCCGCTAAAGCGATAAACTTCCGGCCTGCGGCTCCCGCACCCGCGACCTTCGAAATTGTTGCGCCGTTATCCCTCAGAACCACTGCCCCGCTGCCGCCCGCCATTGCGCCCATTGCCCACAAAATCCAGCTTTGTCGGAAAACCCGAACGAGCTTTTTAGACTCAAATGACGGGACCGGCCAATCGCGTGTAGAATTCCTATTCCCCCACGTTGCACTGGGGAGAAGCCGGCCCGCCGAGGATGTCTCTTTGCCCGGCATCACCAGAACACGCACCACCCAGTTGATCGGAGGCCCGCATTTGAGCATTCGCAGACTGCTTCAGGGATTCGTTATCGTTATTCTTCTCGGCGCCGGCGCCGCGGCCCTGCGCGCCCAGGACTATCGCGTGTTCATCGAGGGCGGAGTCTCCACGCTGTACGACAAGCACTATTACAACGTTTACGGCGCAGCTTTCGGGTCAACCTACAGGACGGGCAACAACTTTACCGCCGGGGGCGAATATCCCATCTTCAAGACCCTCAGCGCGGAAGGGTCGTACAGCGTATTTCGCAACAATCTGGCGGTCACCAACTTCATCAATTCCACCACGCCCAACGACCAGATTGGATATGGCATTCGGGGCCAGAGAATCAGCATCGATGCGAATGCCCACTCGGCGAAGCCCATCAAGGGCGTGCGGCCCTACCTGGCGGTGGGGCTTGACCTCAACCGCTTTTCGCCCACCAGCGGAGGCTCGGCGCGGGCGCAGACACCCGGATTTAACGGCGTGCCCGGCACGGTCCTGAAGTCGGATGACCAGTTCGGATACAATTTCGGCTTCGGCTTCGACATCAGCCTCACCCACATGCTGGCTGTCCGGCTTGACGCTCGTGACCACCGCTTTGGCTCGCCCACTTACGGCCTGCCCGGGTCCGCCAGTTCAGCTTTTACGGCGTACTTTCCCATCAAGGGCACTGTCAACAACCTCGTCTATTCCGCCGGCATTGTCGTCCACTTCGGAAAGTGACTTCAAGCCCGCATGACGGTCGCGCCCGATCCCATGGC
The Terriglobia bacterium genome window above contains:
- a CDS encoding winged helix-turn-helix domain-containing protein is translated as MPSSFQARRIRFGHFEVDLHSRELRKHGSKIRLQEQPFQVLAILLERPGELVTRDELRRRLWLQDTFVDFDVGLNTAIKRLRDALNEKAGGPRYIETLPRRGYRLIAPVEIVAPASLQAVPPVMDNVPRVEPPVTQSGAEKRRSLRPLWVGAFVVAAFLAILFGLNVGGFRKALTHRPGGPRIHSLLVLPFENLTGDPAQEYFADGMTDALITDLAKIRTLRVVSRTSAMRYKKTTLPLAKIARDLNVDEVVEGSVARSGNRLRITAQLIEVANDRHIWAESYQRDLKDELGLQDEVARAIAGQVQAEVSP
- a CDS encoding kelch repeat-containing protein → MSTRPRQRVRVPGRKLASPRASLLALTFLAIGMLSACGGGSANSTSNPSTPAPVSVKVSPAATSVDQGDTLQFSASVTGGGNQAVTWSVQEGAAAGSITPAGLYKAPAAAMDVHVVATSVADPSKSSSALVTVKAVSVSLPATAGARFGRQQQFTAVVEGTVVTDVTWTVEEGSAGGTITDAGVYSAPMSGGPFHVTARSVADPSKAATAAVILTDHGFRMLNSSTLEPRYAHTATLLPSGKVLIAGGISINVDGSSSHSLSSAELFDPATETFTATGSMSSPRAGHTATLLNNGTVLVTGGRNATAEVYDPATGGFTQVGNMVAERGAHTASLLGDGRVLIAGGQQAGPDAFGFYPVATAEIYDPTAQTFTRAGDMPNKAAWHTASVLLDGRVLVVGGYSDSCPGTQDGAAIFDPASKSFSAGLSLPGARAEHTATTLNDGRVLIAGGAFEDDCNLDGLIYDTAVVFDPATSSYSSEKKMSEPRYQHSATLLLDGKVLVVGSTADLFDPAASSFTITGGPNVDRADRRATRLADGRVLFTGSTAVAEIYE
- a CDS encoding radical SAM protein, producing the protein MANVILVNPSMSTVGYSFITPRWLFVIAQATPIDLVGNPILVDESIEKFNPNIVHPGDIVGIGITTGNCIPGYRVLKEAKSRGATVIMGGIHTTIFPEEPLKMGADAVVTGSGEAVWSQAVKQALENRLQRKYAGGRIAGEDMRKARWDLLDAAKYVFPSVQTVAGCPENCSFCSVWVTEGRRPRQRLSEKVIEEVNELHDLGFRYIVFADDNFNPATLGRIAREPGENKKREFEKIREERLRFFEEYDCSVPKDMYAFAQMTTEATTDKEYLQAMYEKMRIRVALIGVESFSEEGLRSAGKLWNPVGERMVQAIQKIQDSGIFVLSSIICGLESDTIQTIRTMRNFAKESGTLFAQFTVFNPYPGTKDFYEMMSDRKNLARPDFHPKHKAQILYDDYWLKPLRPVDIIKHPNITKSDLHTENKKCWDGFYSLSESLKRTRSGAAKGWSMPARLTYLLVCLLFKRAYAGYGMAADSVRRKKNGTVTKLMIKAAVGAFNRYHREKQMRLKMRVIPTTRPAADGAFGRSVDAAFDARPIAEESGFE
- a CDS encoding transposase — protein: MVFRHALDFTRKLRMPLPAGVRRHGSTAKHLVSYTGLAPSLYASGEHRWGGPITKQGSSALRWALVQAAHRAALNPRFYGFYRRQRHRASRAAVALARKLAVIAFYRWRHALHVQESLPPVEKVRERTSGGAWSEHRPLTSD
- a CDS encoding tartrate dehydrogenase, encoding MSKHHRIALLPGDGIGKEVVPQAVRVIEAAASGFALDFESFEWGCEYYLRTGRMMPADGLERLRPFDAILLGAIGHPSVPDHISLRDLLLRIRFGFDLYVNLRPVEILPGLEPPLRGKTADDVNMLFVRENSEGEYCGMGGRFKPGTPDEVAVQQSVFTRKGVERVMRYAFEQARRRPRKRLASATKSNAMQFTMVMWDEVLRAVARDYPDVAVASYHVDALAARMITHPESLDVVVGSNLFADILTDLGAAIQGSLGLAASANLNPTGLGPPMFEPVHGSAPDIEGRGIANPIASIWTSALMMEHLGEPETSRRIMDALGQVTAEKKVRTPDLGGKNTTAEFASAVIQKL
- a CDS encoding DUF4019 domain-containing protein, which translates into the protein MKRAIRTICALVCLNLTAFAAPQAIVKPTSEGKEAAIKWLALLDEGEYGKSWEQSAKPFKSSITKAGWIVGMTKARRFYGRVLSRKLETSTYAANPPGFVPGEYEILRFGVSFRAQGAATEIVSMELQSNGKWLVAGYHISLKNHIRVRPLAG
- a CDS encoding spore germination protein GerW family protein, with protein sequence MNPAEEILKGLIGELKDMAKTETIVGAPITMGEYVIVPISRVSLGVGAGGGVGESDGKEKRGGSGQGGGGGGGIRVHPVALVAVHGSELTVHRLGAGGSLGRTVERMPDVLEATLEKAFDLWQARKGNDQKQGS
- a CDS encoding outer membrane beta-barrel protein, giving the protein MSIRRLLQGFVIVILLGAGAAALRAQDYRVFIEGGVSTLYDKHYYNVYGAAFGSTYRTGNNFTAGGEYPIFKTLSAEGSYSVFRNNLAVTNFINSTTPNDQIGYGIRGQRISIDANAHSAKPIKGVRPYLAVGLDLNRFSPTSGGSARAQTPGFNGVPGTVLKSDDQFGYNFGFGFDISLTHMLAVRLDARDHRFGSPTYGLPGSASSAFTAYFPIKGTVNNLVYSAGIVVHFGK